TGAGCACGCTCGTGTTCTGACTGGGGAAACGTTCTGGCAGCTCGCAGGAGTCCCACAGCAGTTCCGCCCTGTCCTCCCTCCGGGACAGcacggggggtgctgggaaaggggcggggccagacctcccgggaccgggaccgggacAGGGACACGACCAGGACAGCCTGAGAGGTGAGATGCCTGTACCGTCCCCACCTGAGTGATTCCCCAAAATTACtctcattgggcctcattcacgaaaaaatgcgtacgatcacatttgatcgtacaCCGCGCGTatgaacgtttccaagaacattttggcattcatcatttttttttttttcttatccgTATTTGATCATGGCTGTttcttatgctaatcacatgaacagaaCTGCACATAAAATTTTACAAAGTCAGCATTCATTATCTCATACCCATGCTGGTTTTGCTTGGGAACACCGTttagaacaaaagtaagaatcaTTTAagaaaaggttttgtgaatgaggcccattgtcatTAAAGCCAGAGCTCTCCCTGTGTTTGCGGTAACAGTGCAAACCTGTAAAAATTGTTGTATGGTGTAAATAACATGTACATtggtggtaaccaaccctgttcctggagatctaccgtcctgtaggttttcattccaacactaacaaagccacacctcattcaacagctagggaTCTTGCTAATTAGTAGGATCGGGCGTGGCAAATaaaggttggaatgaaaaccaacaggactgttcagcagatctccaggaacggggttggCTACCACTGATCTAAATGGTGATAAGTCTGTAAATGTTCACTCTCCTGGAGGcttttgatatttcagttttactgtaaGATTTAGTGAAATTAATGTCAACATGGCGATAGTGTAAACCTGTGAAGTTTTAAAGCGACAGTTCACATTCAGGATTTTTATTTCGGTTTTAGTGTGTGCGTTCTACTGGccaagacactttttttttttcctgtgtgcaAGGAAGGCTATTTTAGACACTTTTAAACAGAAGTTTCTCATGACCTGTCGGTTTCACAATGTCTGCAGTAAGAGCATCGACTGCTTTGTGGCTGAAAGCAAGAAACTCTAAAGCAGCTTGTGCAGCAGTTTTGAATTGGGTTCTCTCtccacattttaaatgcataaagcCTTTGCCATAAAGCAGTGGAAGCAAGAAAGAACGTTCCAGAACACAGGGCTGTTTAATTCCGATTGTAAACAGCCCATGTAACGACACGGGTGTTGTCCAGCTTGAGCTAGTGGAATCATGAAGGAACCTCTTCACAATGTGAGGACTTCGTTATGTAAGGACCTCGTGATGATGCAAGAACTTGTTCGTTATGTAAGCGCTGCTTCAGGGCAATTTACGAGCTGACTTTAGTTTTAAGCCACAAAACAGTAGGCAACATAACAgtaaaaagtgtgtgtgcagattgTAATTGAAGTTTCATGAAAAAGGCAGAGATATGTTTGAGCTACAATCTGAGCTAAGCTCTCCTGCCACTGATAACAGGCTAACTGAAGAAGtccaactttaaaaaaaaaaaataataaaaataaaaaagtcagtACCTCACTGTAAGCAACAACATAGGTGGAATTCTATATTCAATGGCTATGTTTTAgaattaaaaaatctaaaaggtAGATTAAGTAACActgctaataaaaataaataaaacacatcctgttaaaatacaaaaacacataagGGAAGTAGGATCACTTTTTATCTGCTGGACTGTCGGCCCTTTTATAAACGGTGAAATCTCCGCCCACAGATCACATGGActcaggctcctccccccagcCGGCCTCATCCCCAGGGGTCCAATCGGAGGCCGCCTCGGGCCGCCCCGGATCCAACGCCAAGCCCGTCCTCCCGCCCATCCCGTCGGGCCGCAAGACCGCCACCCCGAACCCGACCCCGCCCtgacaggggagggggcgggggcggggaaaAGAGGTTTACCCACGGCGGGTTATACTCCCCCCGCAAAGGTAGCCGCGCAACATTAGCCCTATTTAACCGTCGTCGAACGTGCACTTGTACTTCTGAAGTAGGCTCGTTGAAGCTCACCCAACCGTCCTGTGATATTCGGGCAAAACCTAGAGCCTTTGGCCTCAAAAGCTTCAAAGGTGATTGGGCGAAACAGGCCAGGTGATGTTTAGAGATGTTTAGACACGGCACACGTACATAGCTTCCTCTGTAAATGCAAAGCCTCTGTTGTGACAGTTCCTCTGTAAGAGAAAACGCTattcaaataaagctgaaaggAATTGAATGGAGCCCTTGCCTGTGTACGAATTTACCGTTCTACACATTTATTCACGGTCTAGAGAGCAGCAAACAGACACTGCTAGGACAGAGTACAATCACCACCACATCCTGAGGAACacaattaaaggaaaacaaacaaaataaaatgggcGAGTCTTTTCCGACCAGGTCAAAGGACAGCCTTCAAGTCTCGGAATCTCCTTGCCTCCTCCTACAGTTATGGACTGACAAGACGACTTTCGAACGCCGGTGACCACGGTAAccgtgtagagagagagagtccggCCGGCGTCGCCTTGGCAACCGTAACCGTGCAGCACCTTAATCTTTTGTGTTCAGTAGAACTAGCGTTCCTGTACAGTCTTCACAGCCGGGCTCCTGGGCGGGGCCAGCCTCTGCTGCACTTTGCCGTAGAGGTTCCTGCTGAGGTCAGACTGTTCCTGTGCGCCTCGCATTCTATATGAGAACGTGTCGactattcaaataaattaaaagataGCTAAAGaacagtggtctcaaactcgttGCCGTGGAGGGCCATGCGTATGCATTCCAAagaattaatgctgccttaattgagtccaattactcattcagccgtatgcatttaactgcattgaagcacagaatgtaAGCAAGTTCTTATTtcgacaatgcgggtcaccatagacgtcgggtcaccattatgtgcaaacctgcatccctaattcagcaaataattgaactaactatataatcaagatctgaggctggaatatTAACcggcatacacacggccctccatggcaccgAGTTTGAGACCCACTGCTAAAGACCCTGACGAAGCCGATGTGACTatctgtgtggtgtgggtgtgagttTACCCTCCTTCGAATGGCTAACGCGCTTCTCCGAGAGGGACTACAGCCCCGGGCTACTCGGAGAAGGACTACAGAGAGGTGAGGAACGGAGGTCAGGGGCCGCGCTGACGCTAAGCCCGGGCTCAAAATTCGCCAGCTACCGACCGCGCGGGACCGGGGCGACCCGTCCGATGGAACGCGAACCGAACCGAAACCGCGCGACCGCGGTTCCGTCGCGGCTCTGGTGCGTGTGTCCGCGCGCCCGCGAGCGCGGgaaagggagtgtgtgtggtgtgtgcgtgcgtgtgagagaatgacagaaagtgtgtgtgtgtgtgagagagaatgacaaagtgtgagtgtgagagagagagaatgacagtgtgcatgtgtgtgtgtgtgtgtgagaaagagaatgacaatgtctgtgcatgcttgCTTGTGAGTGAATGacaatgtgtgcgtgtgtgagtgagtaacagaaagtaagtgtgtgtgtatgtgcgcgtgttgCAGCAGACCCCCGGTCCTGCGGGGGGCGCTGCAGGAGCCtcactccctcttcctcccgtCGGGGCGGAGCGCGGCGCGGACGCTGGCCCACACCTCGGTGTAGAGGAGCGTCCCCAGGAACACCAGCGCTGTGCCCAGCCAGTGCCAGGCCGTGAAGGGGTTGTGGAAGTACAGGATGGAGAAGATGAGGCTGACGAACTTGCGCAGCGTCACCACCAGCGTCACCGTCAGCGACGCGCACTCGGTGGTCAGGATGAACACGCCCCGGATGCACACGTATCTGAGAGGCGGCGGGGGTTAAAGGTCATGGCGAGACTTCGGCGGCCTACGTGAGGATACTGCGCACTAAGCACTGCGTAAGAGAACTACATTCCCCCAAATGCTGCGTTTGAActactgtctgtgtgtacaagTATTGTCATGAGTATACAAGGGTGTATGAGTTAGCTTATGCGCTTATGTATGAGCATGCaagtgcgtgcatgcgtgtgtacctGTCAGACCTAttcgttttggattcaaaattttattttatttatttatttttttcctgtgctttactgatcttgtctggtgtattggaaccaattaaatactctccaaaagtgcaaaccccaccttctggtcatattggcaggctcagttccaccaggcaagatcaatagagcacagaaaagtattttactCCAAAACAAACCTGGTACCTGTCTCTCGCACACGCGTGCGTGTACACTGCCGAAAGGATACTGTGTGATGACGTTTATCAGCAAGTATATCCACATCACTGGCACGTCCTTTGCGATCCCTGGCACCTCAACAGGAGCTGCAAAAACACACTGATGTTAGTGTGCTACCACAGCACTCACAGGTTGCAGATACTAGTGTGTTGATTCAGTGGCTGTAgatgttagcacgttagcgcacCGCTCACAGGTTGCAGATACTAGTGTGTTGATTCAGTGGCTGTAGATGTTAGCACGTTAACGCACCGCTCTGGCTGAACAGGACGCAGTGGTTGTAGATATCAGAGGCCAGCAGGAGGAACCCTGGGAGAGGCAGGCAgtgctgtggagagagagaaaagaacgCTGACCTCACCGATGACAtcaccaatgacatcactgatCGTACAGCACGTGCGACGTTATCACGGCCTGCTCCGTTCTGTCCCGCCCTTACGTTGTAGAAAAGGGCCTCTTTGGAGTGCTTGCCGTACTGCTTGTACAGCGTCTCCTGGAAGATCCCCATCCGAGCCGACATCAGCAGGGCAAAGGTCAGCATGCCGATACCTGCAGCCAATCGAGAGGGAGGACAGATAACGCGCCGGCGTCTCAAAGGTCCTCGTGAGACGGCAGAAAGTCTAAGGGTCAAGCCGCAAGCCTTGCCGGGAATGGCAGCCAGGCAAAAGCACATATGCGAAACGCCACTACAGAGGTACCAAGCCCCGTGCACCTTCTTCAAGCTAACGAGCGATTAGCACGGCTAATGCAACcgagcggccattttgtttccagaTGTCATTCAGTGTCCTCGTTCTCCCTGCAATTTTCGCTGAGAAAATGTGCGTGCAAAAACCcacatgctcaaacacacaagTAGGAACGCGCACTTTTGCATTCACCCACACAacgtaatacacacacacacacacacacacgcgcaaacgtGTTCAGACGCACGTGCGCACGCGCTCGCGAAAACATGCACGCGCTCAAACAGGCCGGGGCACCTACCTAGCAGCCATCGCAGGAAAGTGTACAAGCCTTGCTCTTCCGTGCCCTCTTGGTCCACGTTCTGGCGAGAGAACGTGTCTGTGAGCGTCTGTTACTTTGCACATTATTTTACAGCAGGCGTCAGCGTAAATGACCAAAGGCCTATACAGACCGTGACTCTTTGAACAGATTAAGGGactgtgtgaaaatgaccaTATCTCCCTGACCAGGTTAAGGGATGGTGTGTAAATGACCGTGTCTCTTTGACGGTGTGTAAATGACCGTGTCTCTTTGACCAGGTTAAGGTACGTGTGTAAAGGCCTGGATTAAAGGGTGGTGTGTAATTGACCTTGTCTCTCTGACCAAATTAAGGGACGGTGTGTGAAGGACCAGGTTGGGAAAAGGCTCACCACTTGCTTGGCAGACATAACGGTGCAGATACAGATCCCGAGGGACACGAACATAATGGAGATGTATTTACTCCGGGTGTACCTGTAGGGAGACGCGTACTGACCTGAGAACAGCACATTCAACATTGCTGCGAGACACCGCACAGAATAACTGACCTGAGAACAGGTATATTGCAGTGGTTCTCTTGCACCATACAAATACTGTCAATGTTGCTCTAAGGTGTGACAACAGTAGTTTATACACACCCAGTTAAGCGCTACATTCCAACCACCTGACATGGCACTGCACACTCCTTATGACAGAAAGGGCATCACTAGCACTGACCAAATCCACAGATTCCATTGAAATGTATAcagtgtataaataaatatcctATGCAGCAAATGAACTACGACTGGGTTATAAGAGCAAACTTATATCATATAAACTACAGCAGGTTATATGAATACAAGGTTAGTGTACCTCTTCTTCAATATGATGATTCCTAGGATCATATTTGCTATCAGTGATCCCTGTAAAGGTGAGAGAGGGTGTCAGTCAGATGTGTGTATAAACAACACTCAACAGGAAATAAACAGGAAGACAACAGGAAGTACACTGGTTTCCCAAAGACAAGTTTCAACATAGATATTTTATAGTATGCATGGACCAGGGAATGTTGGTGCTGTAAAACAGGTTGTGGTTGGTAAACAAAGCAAATTAACTACTGCCTAATTATTCCTTTAAGAAGAACCAACAAGAAGAAACCACCTGGGGCCAAACAGGTAAGtgatgaaacaggaaatgaggacAGTACTCACTGATCTAAAGATCATGTGCAAGGGCATGGATATGTTGAAGTTGAGGGCGTAGTTATTGATCACACTGACCGTGAAGAACATGGTCACCATGACCACATAGTTCCTGGATAAACAAGAAATGCGAATACAGCTTTAACATTCAAATTTCGGAGTTCATTTCAAACATTTGGTCTTAGTCTTGAAATTCCACTTGCTTTACGTACCTAATGGGGATGGCAGGTTTTTTCCTGCCGAAATTTGTTTCGAAAATGAAGCCTTCCAAAGCGATGAAGGCAAACTGCGCGAACGTAACGATGTTTCCGCAACCAGGAAACTCCCTGTAGGTGTAGTGCATACAAACAACAGtgtaacttaaaaaaagaaagcacgtTCCTGTTCTTCGCGAGAGGTTTCATGTCTGCTTCCGACATGTCCGTCTCTGTGACAGCTAGGAGGTAAACACAGGAGACAATTGCAAACCTAACTTGCTAAAGCAGATGCAGAAAACGCAGCATCGTAGCTTCCGTGGCTGAGAGTCGCATGCTTTTTCCCGAAAATACAGATTCGACTTAGAAGGTTGTTAAAATCCGCTAATAAAATTACTGCTCTCGCCAACCTTTCATTTCGCTCAGGCGGAGGAAAAATTTTCTagcataaaatacacatttaaatgatgCCCGGACCCTTACCAAGATTATATACGCGCACTTGGGAACGGGACAGAAAGGCTACATAGTCCGAGGTAGTGATCTTTAACAGTATCCAGATAGAGCGTTAGAAAGTTAGGC
The Anguilla rostrata isolate EN2019 chromosome 19, ASM1855537v3, whole genome shotgun sequence genome window above contains:
- the slc35b4 gene encoding UDP-xylose and UDP-N-acetylglucosamine transporter, which translates into the protein MNTILAIILVFVGCCSNVVFLELLVREFPGCGNIVTFAQFAFIALEGFIFETNFGRKKPAIPIRNYVVMVTMFFTVSVINNYALNFNISMPLHMIFRSGSLIANMILGIIILKKRYTRSKYISIMFVSLGICICTVMSAKQVNVDQEGTEEQGLYTFLRWLLGIGMLTFALLMSARMGIFQETLYKQYGKHSKEALFYNHCLPLPGFLLLASDIYNHCVLFSQSAPVEVPGIAKDVPVMWIYLLINVITQYVCIRGVFILTTECASLTVTLVVTLRKFVSLIFSILYFHNPFTAWHWLGTALVFLGTLLYTEVWASVRAALRPDGRKRE